A window of the Phaseolus vulgaris cultivar G19833 chromosome 5, P. vulgaris v2.0, whole genome shotgun sequence genome harbors these coding sequences:
- the LOC137836105 gene encoding helicase SEN1 isoform X3 has protein sequence MKKSIMIFLVYSNLFYRHSLEALQDGELEKQRRYFLYFLLHQVPVSSNFSVLTRKLACQIALLIVHRGYKMNPPCPPLECAHTWGPALVSSLKDSSLHSSLRQPAFDLIQTIIVSDATALMYSVLNCCTTPSTERGITDVIELDDENDDICLPTFPDSKEKDSSSSWSHFKVQSGITSQDCREWICIPMLWVDVLVDINPSILPISFSKAVFWARSRFPLVEYEDNAEMMFPNRSFLSSYAPEISSSFGWKVPTGSDDGGDGNKSKNSVEVLTMSYPLLRTFIRLTAHFLVQIRHGELRSQWTWEPLMSESLILSLLDPNDDIRQFGKSMLEQVSDTRGLSSGLKFLCSQKPSLYATILGLKHAMKLVQLGSVLLKFHTLHHFWFLLCKLLKDEDLLAPELPENTHSDLKMPNFSSQGGFLKQPASSSVPENVVKNAVNVEQRTKEQFGCLLCEMAWHIFCRCLVNGKNFIDYTLCQMTCVRLLEILPVLVDKLCLSGDKELGDLTMLVQNKLNFKWLYDLMEWGKSSDKVVILYWKRAVTYILNQFKASCDKTSLSTIITIENLILKDGYTLEELTEQVSRLSVSLSREGSHNLKEANLNSESLVSERLSFEKDCFSSDVHSSSMEYIELQNLDSKIVTGNKSTDSVIILSDDEVEPKVSSKKDILSFGEDVHHVSDGNIMPHDFGNSLPASDHASQNVSFMKTLKKTKETFQKKASSGNLHDKPVVTSFIDSKAPGSCRKEASSKSKDLGNLTKLLDEAASAKNLNKACGGMAPKTVDTVSSTCSKMLSDQDAEDDPLETALKSVGRVQLHVPKPTILKRQVIQLKTPFENRSGCLRKLEDPMKRFRPPRLDDWYKAILEINYFATIGLSSTRKDENQIVNKLKEVPVCFQSPEQYVEIFQPLVLEEFKAQLQNSFLEMSSWEEMFYGVLSVMSIERIDDFHIVRFVHDDGASKSRSFSENDFLLLTKDPPKKSSQDVHMVGKVERREKDNKRGSSIILIKLYFQNGSLRLNQARRNLTERSKWHACRIMSITPQMREFHALSSIKDIPLLPLILNPVSNSFCFDECKEVDLNNLCQSLRQTLRSTFNVCQLQAISVAIGRAKAKKTVELCLIQGPPGTGKTRTIVAIVSALLVSQPKMNCLKNPFDENLYQNSSSTYSRPKVSQNAAIARAWQDAALARQLGNDMQNSSTSFGNYVRQRVLICAQSNAAVDELVARISSHGLYGSNGKMYKPYLVRVGNAKTVHSNSLPFFIDTLVDQRVAEERMHSNVVNSDLGVDSSAMLRSKLEKLVDSIRFYEAKRADSRDQNSNVKSHLYNDSHMTNEKEMSETEIEMKLRKLYDKKRQIYKDLCNVQTQEKKANEEIKALRNKLRKAILKEAEIVVTTLSGCGGDLYGVCSERMLNSKFGSPSEHTLFDAVVIDEAAQALEPATLIPLQLLKSSGTKCIMVGDPKQLPATVLSNVASKFLYECSMFERLQKAGHPVIMLTEQYRMHPEICKFPSLHFYDNKLLNGSQMSNKSAPFHQISGLGPYVFYDIIDGQEVRGKSSGVMSLCNEHEADAAVEVLKFFKKRYPAEFVGGRIGVITPYKSQLSLLRSRILNAFGPLSVADIEFNTVDGFQGREVDILLLSTVRAAHSGIIASEINSNSIGFVADVRRMNVALTRAKLSLWILGNARTLQTNQNWAALVKDAKERNLIMRARMPYHSMFKTDKNNCFVENSDNHARPLEHEKRVKESDQTVNKILVHGKDTVERKKKCVASEVWDRNKGNGDENTSSVLGKYAPCKGRKSEDEHFSNTKDMGYPVAKYESRSSCSDMLAMSGHPICDGGREGKDKSKISMGKKALGKRQLKFQQSRNNLDFPAEEAGGGHKASKRPTMHSGGTRSSSTEISVSSMKGCYKERDAVDQGTASTKNKVDEVSKRKQQREAVDAILYSSLISAKKDDDTLSKVSAKRPLSSSVASRSIKPSKTKSARSNQ, from the exons TCTCTTGAAGCTTTGCAAGATGGAGAGCTTGAAAAGCAGCGTAGgtattttctctattttttgcTCCATCAAGTGCCAGTGAGCAGTAACTTCAGCGTTCTAACAAGAAAATTGGCTTGTCAG ATAGCACTTCTTATTGTACACCGAGGTTACAAGATGAACCCGCCTTGTCCTCCCTTAGAGTGTGCACATACGTG GGGGCCTGCCCTTGTGTCATCTCTGAAGGACTCCTCGCTCCACAGTTCTTTGAGGCAACCTGCATTTGACCTTATACAGACCATCATAGTTTCAGATGCTACTGCATTAATGTATTCAGTGCTGAATTGCTGCACAACTCCGAGCACTGAGCGTGGCATTACAGACGTCATTGAGTTGGATGATGAAAATGATGATATTTGTCTGCCAACTTTTCCAGACAGCAAAGAGAAGGATAGTAGTAGTTCTTGGAGTCACTTCAAAGTTCAAAGTGGAATAACTTCTCAAGATTGCCGAGAATGGATATGCATTCCAATGTTATGGGTTGATGTTTTGGTTGATATTAATCCCTCAATCCTTCCAATTTCATTTTCCAAAGCTGTTTTCTGGGCACGATCTCGTTTTCCTTTGGTAGAATACGAGGATAATGCAGAAATGATGTTTCCAAACAGATCTTTCCTTTCATCTTATGCTCCAGAAATTTCCTCTTCATTTGGGTGGAAGGTTCCGACTGGATCTGATGATGGTGGAGATGGAAACAAATCAAAAAACTCAGTTGAAGTGTTGACTATGTCTTATCCTTTATTAAGAACATTTATTAG GTTAACTGCACATTTTTTAGTTCAGATACGACATGGAGAACTTCGAAGTCAGTGGACATGGGAACCATTGATGAGTGAAAGCTTAATCCTTTCACTTTTAGATCCAAATGAT GACATTAGACAATTTGGAAAATCTATGTTAGAACAAGTTTCAGATACCCGGGGTCTTTCAAGTGGATTGAAATTTCTTTGTTCTCAAAAACCCTCATTGTATGCAACTATTCTGGGCCTCAAGCATGCTATGAAACTg GTGCAACTGGGTTCTGTTTTGTTGAAGTTTCATACTCTACATCATTTTTGGTTTCTTTTATGCAAACTACTCAAAGATGAGGATCTACTTGCTCCAGAGTTGCCAGAAAATACACATAGTGACTTAAAAATGCCAAACTTCTCATCACAGGGTGGGTTTTTAAAGCAGCCAGCTTCCAGTTCTGTGCCTGAGAATGTTGTTAAAAATGCTGTCAATGTTGAACAAAGAACAAAGGAACAATTTGGATGCTTGCTATGTGAAATGGCATGGCATATTTTCTGTAGGTGCTTGGTGAATGGAAAAAACTTCATTGATTACACGCTTTGCCAG ATGACTTGTGTACGGTTACTGGAGATTCTCCCTGTTCTTGTCGATAAACTTTGTCTATCTGGTGATAAAGAGCTTGGGGATCTCACAATGCTTGtacaaaataaattgaatttcaAGTGGCTTTATGATCTTATGGAATGGGGGAAGTCATCAGATAAAGTTGTAATTTTATATTGGAAGCGTGCTGTTACTTATATACTGAATCAGTTCAAAGCTTCTTGTGATAAAACTTCACTTTCAACAATCATTACCATAGAAAATCTTATTTTGAAGG ATGGTTATACTTTGGAAGAATTGACAGAACAAGTGTCACGCCTGTCCGTTTCTTTATCTAGAGAAGGATCTCACAATTTGAAGGAGGCAAATCTGAACTCTGAATCATTGGTATCTGAAAGATTGTCATTTGAGAAGGACTGTTTTTCTTCAGATGTTCATTCTTCATCTATGGAGTATATAGAGTTACAAAATCTGGACTCTAAAATAGTGACTGGCAACAAAAGCACTGACAGTGTAATTATTCTTTCAGATGATGAAGTGGAACCAAAAGTTTCTTCCAAGAAGGACATTTTATCATTTGGTGAGGATGTTCACCATGTTTCTGATGGCAATATTATGCCCCATGATTTTGGTAATAGTTTACCAGCTTCCGACCATGCAAGCCAGAATGTTTCATTCATGAAAACTTTGAAAAAAACCAAGGAGACCTTCCAGAAAAAGGCCAGTTCTGGTAATTTACATGATAAGCCTGTGGTGACTTCATTTATTGATTCAAAAGCCCCAGGCAGTTGTAGGAAAGAAGCAAGTTCAAAATCAAAGGATTTGGGGAATTTGACAAAGCTTTTGGATGAAGCTGCCAGTGctaaaaatttgaataaagCTTGTGGTGGCATGGCTCCCAAAACTGTTGACACTGTGTCAAGTACTTGTAGCAAAATGTTAAGTGATCAGGATGCAGAAGATGACCCTCTAGAGACTGCATTGAAATCTGTGGGACGTGTCCAGTTGCATGTACCAAAGCCTACAATTTTGAAAAGACAAGTTATTCAACTCAAAACACCTTTTGAAAACAGATCTGGTTGTCTTCGTAAATTGGAAgacccaatgaaaagattcaGGCCACCTAGGTTGGATGATTGGTATAAAGCTATTCTTGAGATAAATTATTTTGCAACAATTGGATTGTCATCCACAAGAaaagatgaaaaccaaattgttAACAAATTAAAGGAAGTTCCTGTATGTTTTCAATCTCCTGAACAGTATGTTGAGATATTTCAGCCATTAGTTTTGGAGGAGTTCAAAGCACAGCTACAAAATTCTTTTCTTGAAATGTCTTCATGGGAGGAGATGTTTTATGGAGTCCTTTCTGTGATGTCAATCGAGAGAATTGATGATTTCCATATTGTACGCTTTGTCCATGATGATGGCGCTTCAAAAAGTAGGAGCTTTTCAGAAAATGACTTTCTTTTGCTAACAAAAGATCCTCCTAAAAAATCTTCTCAAGATGTTCATATGGTTGGAAAG GTTGAAAGGCGTGAGAAAGACAATAAAAGAGGGTCAAGTATTATTCTCATCAAATTGTATTTTCAAAATGGTTCTTTACGATTAAATCAAGCTAGACGGAATCTCACTGAACGAAGTAAATGGCATGCTTGCCGTATAATGAGTATTACCCCACAAATGCGAGAATTTCATGCATTGTCATCAATAAAAGACATTCCTTTACTTCCTCTCATTTTGAATCCTGTCAGCAATTCATTTTGTTTCGACGAATGTAAAGAAGTAGATCTAAATAATTTGTGCCAGTCATTGCGGCAAACTCTGAGGTCAACATTTAATGTCTGTCAACTTCAAGCAATAAGTGTTGCTATTGGAAGGGCCAAAGCAAAAAAGACTGTTGAATTATGTCTTATTCAGGGTCCTCCAG GAACTGGGAAGACTCGAACTATTGTTGCAATTGTCAGTGCTCTTCTAGTTTCTCAACCGAAGATGAATTGTCTAAAAAATCCTTTTGATGAAAACTTGTACCAAAATTCTTCTTCTACCTATTCAAGACCGAAGGTTAGTCAGAATGCTGCCATTGCAAGAGCATGGCAGGATGCAGCGTTGGCTAGACAGTTGGGCAATGATATGCAAAATTCATCAACATCTTTTGGAAATTATGTGAGACAAAGAGTGCTTATCTGTGCTCAATCTAACGCTGCAGTGGATGAGTTGGTGGCAAGAATTTCTAGCCATGGTCTTTATGGCAGTAATGGGAAAATGTACAAGCCTTATCTCGTGAGGGTTGGAAATGCAAAAACAGTTCATTCAAATTCACTGCCATTCTTTATTGATACGTTAGTTGATCAACGTGTAGCTGAGGAGAGGATGCATTCAAATGTTGTGAATAGTGATTTGGGGGTAGATTCATCAGCCATGCTGCGGTCTAAATTAGAGAAACTAGTTGATTCTATTAGGTTTTATGAAGCCAAGCGTGCTGACTCAAGGGATCAGAATTCTAATGTTAAAAGTCATCTGTATAATGACTCTCATATGACAAACGAGAAGGAAATGTCAGAGACAGAAATTGAAATGAAGCTACGGAAACTGTATGATAAAAAAAGACAAATATATAAAGATCTTTGTAATGTTCAGACTCAGGAAAAGAAAGCCAATGAAGAAATCAAGGCTCTTAGGAATAAGCTACGGAAGGCTATACTAAAGGAAGCTGAAATAGTGGTAACTACTTTAAGTGGATGTGGTGGGGATCTTTATGGGGTATGCTCTGAGAGAATGTTAAACTCCAAGTTTGGGAGTCCATCTGAACATACCCTCTTCGATGCTGTTGTAATTGATGAAGCTGCCCAA GCTCTTGAGCCAGCTACTTTGATTCCTCTTCAGCTTTTAAAGTCAAGTGGAACCAAATGCATTATG GTTGGTGACCCAAAGCAGCTTCCTGCAACTGTCCTCTCAAATGTTGCTAGTAAATTTCTTTATGAGTGTAGCATGTTTGAACGGTTACAAAAGGCTGGGCATCCTGTTATTATGCTTACTGAACAG TATAGAATGCATCCAGAGATTTGCAAGTTCCCATCATTGCATTTCTATGACAACAAATTACTGAATGGTAGCCAAATGTCTAACAAATCAGCACCATTTCATCAAATCAGTGGTCTTGGGCCATATGTGTTTTATGATATCATTGATGGCCAGGAGGTTCGGGGGAAAAGTTCTGGTGTAATGTCACTTTGTAATGAACATGAAGCTGATGCTGCGGTTGAAGTActaaagtttttcaagaaaag GTACCCTGCTGAATTTGTTGGTGGAAGAATTGGTGTGATTACTCCATACAAGTCTCAACTTTCTCTTTTGCGATCTCGTATTCTTAATGCATTTGGACCTTTGAGTGTAGCGGATATTGAATTTAACACTGTGGATGGTTTTCAAGGTAGGGAGGTGGACATATTGTTACTTTCTACTGTAAGAGCAGCTCATTCAGGTATTATTGCTTCCGAAATAAACTCAAACTCTATTGGATTTGTTGCTGATGTAAGACGGATGAATGTTGCCTTGACAAGGGCCAAGTTATCACTTTGGATTTTGGGTAATGCTAGAACTCTACAGACTAACCAGAACTGGGCTGCTCTTGTGAAGGATGCTAAAGAAAGAAACCTGATAATGAGGGCTAGGATGCCATATCATTCAATGTTCAAAACAGATAAAAATAATTGCTTTGTTGAAAATTCTGATAATCATGCAAGACCACTGGAGCATGAGAAGAGGGTTAAGGAAAGTGACCAGACTGTAAACAAAATTTTGGTTCATGGAAAGGATACTGTTGAGAGGAAAAAGAAATGTGTTGCCTCTGAAGTCTGGGACAGGAATAAGGGTAACGGGGATGAGAATACTTCTTCAGTTTTGGGAAAATATGCTCCATGTAAGGGAAGGAAATCTGAAGATGAGCATTTCTCCAATACTAAGGATATGGGATATCCGGTTGCAAAATATGAAAGCAGAAGCTCCTGCAGTGACATGCTTGCAATGTCAGGTCATCCGATTTGTGATGGGGGAAGAGAAGGCAAAGACAAATCGAAAATTAGCATGGGAAAGAAAGCATTGGGTAAAAGAcaattaaaatttcaacaatCAAGGAACAATTTAGACTTTCCAGCGGAAGAGGCAGGTGGTGGGCACAAGGCGTCAAAAAGACCAACTATGCATTCTGGAGGGACTAGGAGCAGTTCCACTGAAATTTCTGTTTCCTCAATGAAAGGCTGTTACAAAGAGAGAGATGCGGTTGATCAAGGTACTGCTTCTACTAAAAATAAAGTTGATGAAGTTTCAAAAAGGAAACAGCAGCGTGAAGCTGTAGATGCTATTCTTTACTCATCTTTGATATCTGCAAAGAAGGATGACGACACATTGTCAAAAGTTTCGGCAAAAAGGCCCCTTTCCTCATCTGTTGCTAGTAGGAGTATCAAGCCGTCTAAGACAAAAAGTG CAAGATCAAATCAATGA